A stretch of DNA from Mus musculus strain C57BL/6J chromosome 6, GRCm38.p6 C57BL/6J:
TTAAGATTTATGCTCCCTTTATTCCCTTGGCTCATTCCAAATGCAGGCCTGTTTGTGTGGCGGGGACATCTAGCCTGACacacaattttgtttttcttctttttttttaaggtttatttattataaataagtatactattactgtcttcagagacaccagaagagggcgtcagatctcaatacaggtggttgtgagctaccatgtggttgctgggaattgaactcaggacctttggaagagcagtcagtgctcctacctgctgagccatctcaccagccctctgacACTCGATTTTGAACTGGGTTCAGTTGCTTGTGTCCAGCAGGTGCACAAGTGCACACTTACCCATGCTctacctcctccccccaccccagcaccacACCCAGTGGATTGCTGGCTCAGGAGAAAATGGTAGAAGCCAATTGGAAGCCTGTGAGTGGGGAAAAGATGTGACAAGGAGGTGTCCCTACGGAGCTAATTTTATCTTATCTTTCCCTTCCCCGATGACTTCCCTCCCTAGGGATATGACATCAGCTTTCTCATCACCAACTTCCACACGGAGCAGATGTACAAACACAAGCTGGTGGACTTTGTAATCCACTTCATGGAGGAGATCGACAAGGAGATCAGTGAGATGAAGCTGTCGGTCAATGCCCGGGCTCGTATCGTAGCTGAGGAGTTCCTCAAGAATGTGAGTAGAGCCCCCCTCCCCTCGTGATGCCATTGCGGAAGAAGCTATGGGTTCTGGAATGTGGTGGCACTGCCAAGATAGTCCTGAGTCTCCTCAGACCCCGAGCACAAGGCCAGAGACTTCACCCTAGAGAATCAGAaggcattttctttctatttctccaAGACTGGGAGGGAAGTCACTGGTGGAAATTCTAGTTCTATACAGTCTCTATCTGTCCTAGTTCAAACCCCCAAGTAAGGAAGATAAAGTGCCTTGTGACTCTTCTGAGACCAAAGGACAGCCCACTTCTCAAACAGTCTTCAATATTTGTCTTCAGGGTCTGTTTTCAGGCTCACTACTGTGGTTTCTCAGTGTGTTTCCCATTCCTCGTGGCTTGTGGCCATCTAACTAACTGAAAGACATGCAGTGCTCAGCAGAGGACAGATTGTTTACACTGTGGAGCTGGTAGCATAGTTTTGTCTAGAGATTCAGGGCATGCCCTTGCCTTTCTAACAATCTCCAGTTTGTTGATGTATCCCACTCAGGGCTGGCTGATTCTCCATGGTAAAGTTAGTGTTTATTCCTACTTGTGCATGCAGACCCAGCCCAGGGGAGCACAGAAGCCTAAAAGTGGAAATGACCCCCACTTCCCCTGGGGTTTAATTATCCTGTGGGTGGCCAGCACACAAGGCAGTGTTGTTTATACTCATAAATCAGACCAAGTGTGGGCCTGGCTCCCTGGTTCCAGGGCCCTCCCTGAACCGCTCAGCGAAGCCTGGTTACTTTGCTGTGGCACGAGAGTGCTGCTAATACACACCTTTCAGGGAACTGAGCATTACGACCACAGAGTGCTAAATACGGTGATAGGAAAATACTTACTTAACTGCATGAATaaacattctaaaatatttttagaaaacatAGAGCCTGTCTATGTTGAGGGCTTTCTAACATTCAAAGATGCAGTAGCAATAGatgaatacaatttttttttaaagaataaaattgtcATCTTTAAATGCAAGTTCTAGAAAatatagggtttttgttttggaaggggttggtttttcctttgtttggttttgtttttttcaacccagagtttctctgcagccctggctttcctggaactctctgtaggcaaggctggccttgaactcagagatctgcctgtctttgtctcccaagtgctggactaAGGAGTGTGCACCCATACTTGGCAAGAAGAAAGTTTTAATgggctttaattttaattttaatttttttacttttaataagaATGTTGTTTTTGAATGTTTATCAGCTAGTTCTGATTGTTTAtttctgcatttatttttctttgagatagcaTTACATTctacagcacaggctggcctcaagctcactgcACCCTTCTTGCCTCGGCCTCTGAAGTGCTAGGACTACATGTCTGAGCCACTATAACTGGCTTTCTGATTGTTAAAAAGCAAGATTGGCTAAGGGAATAAAGGCTCTTGTTAACCttggtttttaaataaataaagaatgaatgaatgaatgaatgaatgaatgaatgaatgaataaatatcacAGAGTAATTGCTACATAAACTTCCAGGTATGGAAATGCCAGTTTCAGCACAGTTCATAAAGGCCTCAAGGTTCATTTGACTAAGGGGAGATAGTGCTTGTCCCACTTTAGTATTTGGCTTAAATTACTCAATCActtaaaatttgtgtgtgtgtgaggagagacagacagacagacagagagaccacCGACCACAGATCCAGAACAGGGTATCcagtcccctgaagctggagctgTAGGAGCTGATAttgatgctgggaactgaccctCTGGAGGACCAGAGGGAGCACTGCTTACTAAGCcgtttctccagcccctagaacTTAATATTTATTGTCTTAGGCTCTGGAAGTGAAGTTGCCTAGCCAATGTCCAACTAGTAACTGGAAGAAGGGGAATGCAAAGCGGGATTTCTGGTTTAAGCATCTACAATGCGGTCATAGCATCTGGTGGCACTGCAGTCTCTCAGCAGGTGGTGCGTGTGGCCATGGAGGCTCAGCACCTCATGAGTACACTTCCTCTGAAAAGGGCTGCCATCAGACAGCTGCAGCCTCTTACTGCATCATTGTCCTGCTTTTTCTTCTGCGGTTTGGAGTTGAATTGAGCTGAGGGCTTTGCGTGTTCTGCCCAAGCCCTGCAGCTGGTCTCtgtccccagcttgctttttatttatattttgcattCAAATCTCACCGTGTAGTCCCAGGAGTCCTCGAATTTGCAGTCATCTCGCCTGAACCTCTGTAGCTGGGATTTGCAGGCTTATATGGCCAGGTCAGAACAAATTGTTCACATAAACCCCCAAATTTGGATTTCATAGTGGCATCTGTTGTCTTCATAGTTAGCAACTAATTCATAGCTTTGAACATCATGTGGCCCAGTCTTGGGCTATGCTCAGTCATTGAGCAGTCCCTGGTTTACAGTGTCCAGGGTTGCTCTTGGCACCATGGGGCTACCTGAAGGCAAAaggcattttcttcctctttccttccccatctcttcctgggAGGAAGGCAGGAAAACAAGTAGCCTAGGCTGCCCCTGAATTCTCTttggctgaggatggccttgaattcctgatatgtGTGCCTCTACTTTCCTGGGTGCTAAGATTGTGTGTACTGCCACGGGGATCAGAAAGCTCTTCTAGGGCCTGCTCTGGCTTGACAGTTACCCAAAGTTTAACATAAAGGTAACCTAAACCCTTGTCCCTCTCTCCTTGACTCCCTGAGCCCTGTAGCCTCTCACATATGGGCCTTATCTAAAGCAGCTTCAGTTGCTAGGCAAGCTACAGGGAAGCCCTTAGCACTTAATTTTTTCTGCTCTAATTTTGTGTTTCAGGCTAGTGTCTTCAGATCACTGCTAAAGTCCGGCCAGGTTAAGAGCTCATAGGGTGCTAGAAATGATTTGGTGGCTcagggcacttgttgctcttttggaggacctgggtttggttcatAAAGTGCCAAAGGCTGATCCAGCTCTCAGAGACCCGAACAGCAGCAGCTCACCAGGATGTAATAACCCCACACTCATTGCCTGTCATTCTCTTTGACAGTTTTAAAACATCTAGCTGGATCTCGCAGCCTTCCCCTCGGCCTCCCTGTGTCTCTGCGTCTGCAAAGGTGTCCTGGAGTCACTCCCCGGAGCAGcggtgcagcagcagcagccggaAGCTGGGTTGGGTGGGCATTGGATGTGGGAGGTGGGTGTGGTGTGCTTGCTAGCTGTGCAGAAAGGCAGCAGTGGGCCTGCCCCATAGCCACATGTGTCTGCTCTGGCTAGTTTCTGATGCTCAGTCCCCTGGACCgggacagactttttttttaaacgtcTTGAAACCTAAACTCTGTGCTTG
This window harbors:
- the Arpc4 gene encoding actin-related protein 2/3 complex subunit 4 isoform 3 (isoform 3 is encoded by transcript variant 3), coding for MRFMMMRAENFFILRRKPVEGYDISFLITNFHTEQMYKHKLVDFVIHFMEEIDKEISEMKLSVNARARIVAEEFLKNF
- the Arpc4 gene encoding actin-related protein 2/3 complex subunit 4 isoform 2 (isoform 2 is encoded by transcript variant 2); this translates as MADEIEKILCHKFMRFMMMRAENFFILRRKPVEGYDISFLITNFHTEQMYKHKLVDFVIHFMEEIDKEISEMKLSVNARARIVAEEFLKNF